The sequence CCAACTGAGAACCTGGATCTGTGACTTCGCTTTTTACTTTCGGCTGGGGCTGTGTTCCACTGCGCTCTGAAGACTCAGGCACTGGATACCAACGGAGACGCCATTGATtggtttttgggttttttttttctttttttggagtAACTTTTAAGCACtttgcaaacatttttaaaacttggTTGAACTTTGTTACGGACCTAACTGGGATCACTGTGTTTATTATGCACTTCAATGGCGGCAAGTGGCTCAGTGGCTAGAATGGGGGACGAAGAGAATTCCGTTCATGTTTGCTACAGGTAGGCACTTTAGCATCATTTCGTGTTGCTTTTAAAGCAgctgtgtgtttcactgcccaAAGCTGGATGCTAAGTGTCATGAAAGGTATAGCATTTTTCAAACACTCTGCATTTTGTCTGTAAAACCaaactgaaaatgtaaaagtagagtTGAATATAATTGTGTCTATTTTAGATAAAAATGCTAATCTGACTTTTACAGTAGAGTTTGCTGTAGGTCTGTGCGTCTGTTGCACCAGAAACTTCATGTTGGACCTGTTGACTGCTTTACTACTAATCCTGGCATGAGGGGAGGCAGGTGTGCCTCTGAAAGGAGAGCTCTTTTCACCATCCTCAATATTTAATATTGCACTGAATCATTTATGCTTTATTTCCCATTGTGCGCCCATCTGGTGAACATCCTCAGCTGCGGTTTTCCACTTACTAGTGCGCGCAGCAGCATTTCATGCAAACCTCCCTTTGTGTTCGCCTGTATTGATTGTTTGAAATGGTTTCACATTTCCATCAGACCATCAGAGCACCGCAACAATGGTTTGTTATCTCTAGTTGACGCCAAGGATCTTAGACTGAATGGACCTGCTTGTTTAGTAGATCcatttgtcatttgtttttctgtttaaacGTGAAAAAGGTTGATCAGTTGCCTGCTATGAGAAAAGCCATTTGGAATGATGTTTTGGGGAAATTGATCTGTTATTAATAAAGTAATTTAACTCTCACAGCCAGGACATTAGTGTTGGGAGAGTGTATTTATCAGAGCAGTTTTTATTAAGGGAGAGTTCttctgtaattaaataaatcactgGCCTGGGTTAATATAAACTGTGCTGCTCTAGAGAAACATGAGAATTGTTTACAGAAACCAGACCAAAGAGTTTAATGCCTCTTTCTAAAGGTTGGGATCAATATCTAAAGCATGGAGCATGTTTTAGGAATCAGTTAGattctctttcattttttcttAGCAAAGGTTTGACTGGGAAATAGGAAGGTGCTGCTGGTGCTGTTGCCAGTGGACAGAGTCTTTAAGAAAGGTAGATATGTGTGTAACAGGCTTCTTAGCTGCTTTGGCAGTTTGAGTTCAATGAAAGTAAGTATATTAAGGTGCCACTCATGTGGAGTAGGTCAgtagcacagtgtgtgtcactttaGCTCATTTCCTTGATTTAGAGTCTGTGTAGTGTAGCCTCTCAGTttaatgttctctctctgtgtgttcccTAATCACAGATTACAGAGGAGAGTTAAGACTCAATCTGATTAGCAGCGAAAACTCTGAGCGCAGCAGTTTCTGTCAAAGCCAGACGCAATTTCTGCCCTTCGATACGGAACGGTTAAAGCAGGCTCTACATATTTATTCGTGTTATTATGCTTCTTTCATATATctgatttacattcatttaacttttaccttttttttgtaatgtgaaCTTGTTGGATGGGGTGGTATCTGCTGggtttgtgatgtttgtttatcaGCAGCAGCTAGTTTTAGTCAATGCACCCCTCAAGGAAAGCTCGGCAGGGGTCAAAAACAAGTCCATAGAGCTGTCAGAGCAGCTGAGACGAAGCAGAAGCGCTTTAGATGCCCATCAGATGCTCCGTGtgctgtgattgtgtgaaaggCAGCAGGTAGGCGCTGTAGCTTTGATGAAATTATGGTCAAGGCTAATTGCTTCTTAGTTTAGTCATCCAAAGGGTTGAAGTGATGAGGAGATTTGGATTTATGAAGGATTTGAAAGGATTTGGATGCAATGGACAAATAGGTGCTATGGGCTGGCGTTGATTATTTTTGTGACAGTTATGGTATTTAAAAAGCAGGATTGGGTTACGCTTCGGGTCACGACCTGAGACTTTAAGACATTTATAAGGGATGATAAATGGAAGTTCTGCAGATCATCCAAACTGTATGTGAGCTTGTCTTTTAAAGTAAACACTGATTTAAAAGTCTGTATTGATGCAGTTTTGATTGTATATGTTACTATATCTAATGCTATGTGATGAGAGATCCTGTTAATATACTAATCCAGTCGTAAACAAAGGTATGgcctttatatttaaataaagcttacaTTCACAGCTCTGCTGGAAAAAGTCTTTACTGCACGAACTTGGTGTGTGAAAGACTGTAAAATAATAAGATTATTAAATATCCAGCCTTGGGAGAAGCACAGGAATCCTCCTGATAGGCTGTTGGTCTTTCATGTTCTCTTTGCTGTGCTCTGCAGGATGGAGGCCTCCTGTCTGGAGCTGGCTCTAGAAGGAGAACGCCTGTGTAAGGTGGGTGATTACAATGGAGGGGTGTCCTTTTTTGAGGCTGCCATACAAGTGGGCACAGAGGACCTTCAGGTGCTGAGTGCCATCTACAGCCAGCTGGGCAATGCCTACTTCCATCTACTCAACTACACCAAGGCTCTGGAGTATCACCACCATGATTTAACATTAACCAGGTAGAGACACTCGTTCATGCACATGAAATGAGCACTAGtactcttttacacacacacacacacacacacacacacacatatatatatatatatctcggCTGGTCAGTGTCTTCCAACAAATTTGTGCCGGTCGCATTTACACATGTGCGCCACACGAGGgcagctacacacactcactgtttttattttttttttacatgtactACCTTCTGCACATGTTTTCATTTGGAAACATTGCTCATATATACTTCAGCAtcttcctttcaaatgcttcatcGACTGCATCCTCCAATGGAGCTCTTAACTCTATGAAACAAACTATCTGCTTACTTCcagagtacagcaccatgtctggcctcagtgttgATATGCATTTTAGAGGAGAAACGTTGTttgatgtgttgtttttggctttcGTTTTAGGACCATGGGAGACCTGCTGGGTGAGGCCAAAGCCAGCGGTAACCTAGGGAACACTCTAAAGGCATTAGGACGCTTTGATGAAGCTGTGGTCTTCTGCCAGAGGCATTTAGACATTAGCAAAGAAGCTGGTGACAAGGTCAGCACTTTACAAAAAGCACAATAAAGCTAATTTCTGATAGCGTTTTTGAATAACGTGTAAAAAGCCTGACTTTTCTCTTTAATGGTAAAAGTAATTCAcaattttacaaatgttttgttttcaacATTGATATCTGCGCAACGTGCATTAAATACGAGCTCATTTAATTTATGCATCTCTATTACTGTCCCAAAGCAAACACAGTATCGTTGGCCTGGACTGTTAATATTGAGATAAATATAGTGTACTTTTACTTATTAAACTTCTAATAGAGGTCTTTATTGCTGTGACAGATGGGGCAGGCCAGAGCCCTCTATAATTTCGGGAATGTGTACCACGCCAAAGGAAAGAGTAGCTGCAGTAATGACTCAGAACCTGGAAACTTCCCTGAGGAAGTCACTACTGCACTTAATAAAGCTGCAGAGTACTacgagtaagtgtgtgtgtgtgtgtgagagagagtacgCTTATGCATATGGttgtattttaacattaaataatgGTGTGAATAGCATGCTTTAACCCAGTGATTTTCAAATTTTGCTCGTAACATGTTGATTGAGGTGTGTTAGCAGATAAAACCAAAAAAGAGCAGCACGTAATCTTTGTGTGCTTGCAAAAAGTCTGAGGTTAGGGTGTGCCAAGCGGTTAAGAATAATGTAGTGTTTATTTCTGTCTGGTGTGCTGTCGCAGGGCAAATCTGTGTATCGTGAAGGAACTGGAAGACCGAGCATCTCAGGGACGCACCTACGGTAACCTCGGAAACACTCACTACCTGCTTGGAAACTTCCGAAGCGCCATTGCCTCCCACCAACAGGTGAGGCTTCTAACCAAAAGCTAGTGATTAACATAGACACTGGTGGTAAGGGGAAATAATAcagttaaagggaatgtctacgactgtggggaactgcagttctctctggtttatttacatTCGGAGGCTCTgggtcttttaaggtggaactgtatttCTGTGGAGAAAAATGAGTACTGAGACACTTGGTTGTTTTACTTGTTTACCCTCCActagagctagcaaatggtgtggACAtgttctgaattttttttttgtaacagcCATGAACGTcgtttttttaaatctgtgttaCCAGCAAAACATTTAATACAATTCAGATGTAATGACTTCTGTGTCTGTCAGTTGTCAAatgtaaatgagtgaatatgaCTGAGTAGGAATGACATTTCTGGTTCTAAACTTTTGCCACAAATGTTcttgttttgaccaaaaattaaaaatgtgaaaataaatgataCGTCAGTGAcgagagagaacagaacaggAACTGAGTAGAAGTATTGTTCATATTCAAAtgttcaattccaccttaaatagtacagcagttgcattctttcattttcttattcaaggtgtgtgtgtgtgtgtgtgtgtgtgtatatgtgtgtgtgtgtgtgtgtaaattattaacatatattttttaaaatcctccaGCGGCTCCTTATTGCTAAAGAGTTTGGTGATCGATCAGCAGAGAGGCGAGCCTACTGTAACCTGGGAAACGCCTACATCTTCCTGGGGGAGTTTGAGAAAGCTGCTGAACACTACAAGTCAGTAAATATTCTTATTCATCGAGCTGTTTATTACCAAAACCGCTTATAGTTTTGCAATTTTTCATGTGTTCGGTTCACTTCTTTGTTGATGCTTATGTTAATACATGTTTAACCTTTCTAAGTGTCTGACTACTTACTGTATGTCTACTGTTAATCTGAGTGTTTACATCATCTCTCTGACAGATCTATCCTTTATATATTCCACATTGATGTTGTCTATTACTGTGGCAGTGAGTTCTTATTATCAGTGTTTATTATCAGTTGTAGTTACACAAATTCTTCATACAGTATTAACTAGTGCTGACTGATTTGGGCGGGGTAAAGATATCTAATGGAAATGTTATTTTCCTGATTCATTCTGCAAACTGATTCTTAAATGAACATCCAGAGAggcttttttcctctttatttttgttgtggttcagaaacatgtttttttggctTCTTCTGAAAAGTATAACTCACAGGTTGTGTATTACTGAGCTGAAATTCCTCTCCTAAAACACGTTAAAGAGGGAATATTATACCCCATTTCCAAAAGCTTACACACGCTTTGTCAAAATGCCACGAGGAGCCGAAACTGTTCGTTCTTCTCCATTCACGTTTTCGCTATCTTTAATCAGTGCACTTATATCTCTGAACTTGTGATTATAAATACTTAGACGAAGAGGTGGGACAGTACCAACGTGACTGCAGGCTACAAAAGACACAGCTCAAAATCCCATATTAGATTTGGATGTGAAATCATGGATCATGGGTTAATgggttaatttatttcagagtttgtgggttggtagcaGCTCTAGACACTTTTCATCTTTTCATGTCCCTTTAAGACAATGCTGATTAACGCAGGCTTAAACGACATGGCATCACTTATGCTCCTGAATATggtgtttaaatataaaaacaatggtttccacccctgtgtttactttatcctgcagtttgtgttgtggAATTGATTCTGTGCTGGAACGGTGATATTGTTTCTAAGTGTTTCTTTGTGGGCTGTTTTTAGGAGAGCTCTGCAGTTGGCAAGACAGCTAAAGGATCGGGCAGTTGAAGCACAGGCCTGTTATAGTCTGGGCAACACTTACACACTACTGCAGGACTATGAACGAGCTATTGACTACCACCTCAAACACCTCATCATTGCTCAGGACCTCAGCGACAGGTACCGACTTCATCTACACATTTAACATTCTCCTCGTCTTTCGACATGACCTGCAAGCACAGGGCTCATTATTGGAAACACAAGTTTATTATACGGGAGAGCATGGAGAAGGTGAattttgaatataaaataacatactTGGCTGTGGTATCAAAGTGTTTACTCAAATATTTATCGCACCATCGTGGTTTAAATGGTTTGAAGATGTCACAACAAAACAGTAAATagtaatacactttataaagtgaatagtgatgatgatgataatgataaaCACTAAATTATAAGCTGAAGTAACAGCCATGTCGAGCAACAAGTCTTTGCTGATGCTGATGATGGTCTtggtgatatttttaaaaataggtaTTCAAACCTGTTCAAACTTAGGTATTTTAGTTTATGGTTAGTTTTGGttgtatgtttttaaaacattaaaataattcaaTCCTTAAGGTGTTAACCAAGTCATCAGATTTATATTATGAGATATGCTGGATTGTAAACAttggaaaaccacgcagacacagggagaacacaccacactcctcacagacagtcacccagaggaaacccacgcagacacagggagaacacaccacactcctcacagacagtcacccagaggaaacccacgcagacacagggagaacacaccacactcctcacagacagtcacccggaggaaacccacacagacacagggagaacacaccacactcctcacagacagtcacccggaggaaacccatgcagtcacagggagaacacaccacactcctcgcagacagtcacccggaggaaacccatgcagacacagggagaacacaccacactcctcgcagacagtcacccggaggaaacccatgcagacacagggagaacacaccacactcctcacagacagtcacccggaggaaacccatgcagacacagggagaacacaccaaactcctcacagacagtcacccggagcgggactcgaacctacaacctccagaaccctggagctgtgagagagacactacctgctgctccaccactgtgccgcccctttttcaatttttcagagcgaattatttattttattgtattgttaGCGTGTTAAGTTATGAAGTTACAGTATTCCAATTagaatttattttttgaaaaggATTTGTGGAAAAATGTCCCATTGATATGTAATAGAACTGCAGAACCGGCTGCGTGGACTTAAACCAAAGCAACTGTATTTGCTTATGATACCTTTTGTAAAATTTTAGCTGTTGgatgttttttatgtttgtcaGGATTGGTGAAGGCCGTGCCTGCTGGAGTTTAGGGAACGCACACACAGCGCTGGGGAATCATGACCAAGCCATGCACTTTGCAGAGAGACATCTAGAAATCTCTAAAGAGGTACACAACTTTGACTTGGGCCTAGATTTCCCAAAAGCTTTCTAGTAGTAGAGGAAGAAAGCCTCTATTAATAAATGTGCCCCTCCAAGAGCTATaacctttttatttgttattattgtttttattatagcAAAAATGCCTGTATAACAAGGGCAATTAGATGCTTTCCAGTTTACTTTTTGTCATTAGCACCTACAGTTATCAGCCATTAAATTATCACCAATATTTTTCTACATTccctgttcattctctcagctacaCTGACCAAACATGAGCACTTATACATTGTAAAATTACAACAAAATTGTCCATCTGgcactctgcatactttgttttacTCTTTTctacaatggtcaggaccacacCATGTAtaatgtgtgactgactgtgttagtgtgtgttgagctttTAAGAGTGGGAAGAACAGTGCTGCTGTGGCGGTTTTAACACCTTTATTTtccaccaactaaaaatatccaACCAGAAGGGCCTTGTGGGCGGCGTCCTGTGTCACCGAcgcacactgtgcagcgacagatgagctactgtctctgactttacctctacaaggtggaccaacgagggaggagtgtctcacagagtggacagagagtggacacagggtttaaaaactccagcagcactgctgtgtctgatccactctacaccagcacaacacacactaacacaccaccaccacgtcagtgtcactgcagcgctgagaatgatccaccaccacatcacacctgctctgtgtttacctgagcattgaagaacagggtgaaaaggtgcaaacaaagtatgcagagcaacagctggccTTCAAGTGCTCCTTtgtggtgagtggagctgagagaatggacagtgagtgtagaaacgaggTGGTCACAATGTTATGTCTGATCTGTGTATGAGTCTGAGTGGAAACAATGGACAAGACTATGGGACATGTTTTTACTTTTATAACATAAGAGTATATTGCTGCACACTCAGTCTAAAGCTGGTCACATTCTGTTTTTGAATTTCTGAAATTCAAGAAAAAATGTAGATGTAGCTTTAAATCAGTTCTGAATTTGTACATGTTATGGATATAGGGAGCATCTGAAAATTTGGAAAATTACATCTTCACATttgcaattaaatatttttatatcacAATCTGTTCCACAATTCTATAATGAGTTATTACAAGGGAATATACCTTTCTTATAGCCCAGCttattttgtgatatttttaGACTGTTATAAATTGATTGCTGAACTGACAACAGCGCCCTCTagtgaccgtcagtcagtgacagatgtatattgaaataatgAAAATTTGTTGTCCAGCCCTAACTGAGCATTTCTTACATATAGACTGTGCTTTTGTGTGAACTGAAACTCTTACACAGTACATTATTCTGATGTACATCAAAAACACACTATTCTAAGAGTATAaattaacattttcaaaatgaaaaattgCTTGTGTTTTGCACTCAGACCGGAGATCGCAGTGGTGAGCTGACGGCCCGTATGAATGTGTCTGATCTGCAGATGGTCCTTGGCCTCAGCTACAGCACCAACAACTCTGTCTTGTCAGAGAACAAAGAGATTGATTATAATATGCATGGTAAGATTGTACAATCATTTAAAAACCTTTCTtagaatacaaaataaaaggaaaagttTTCAAATTGTATGGATATGATTTAGGATCCTTTGTTACAAGCAAAAGACAGTGAAAATCTCCACGTTGTTTAACAAAGGACTGGCTGTATGATCAGGGTGTgttcgggtaggctccggacccaccgctgccctgaactggataagggttacagacaatgaatgaatatgattaTTACCgtttatgttttcttttctccaCTTTCCCTTTAATTTTCTAGTAATATGTTATTATTTATGCCTTTTGATTTTCTCTTAACCTTTTGGGCTCTAGTTATTTTTCAGAATTTCAGAAAAATAGCTAATTGCCAAATTTGAACGATTATTACTTTCTAAATACttagaataaattaaaatagtttttttaaggacactttaaagtagaaaaatatgtgtttttgatcctaatataattttaatataccgtattttccgcactataaggcgcaaaactcaaattatctcaaaagccgacagtgcgccttataatccggtgcgccttatatatggaccaatattgagccacaacaggtctcgcaactacggtaagcagccgcctacttcattttcttccgcgcgcggtgcatgctggatatataccggtatatatatttcatttccatttgttttttatgtaaagcccaaaatggctcctattaagagacacgcatatgacgcagagtttaaactcaaggcgatcagtcacgcagaagCACACGGGAATAGAGCAGCAGCAAGAGAATTTAACATTAACGAATCACTAACGAACGGGATTCGTGGATgaggaataacttagtaaagtgagctttacgtgtttattttgtgtgttgtgtgattttaacgtttgagcaacgtggttattgatatattgtttttgctttgcactatttcgagtgttactatattgtgattattattattattgaatcgaggaaaagtccccccc is a genomic window of Hoplias malabaricus isolate fHopMal1 chromosome X1, fHopMal1.hap1, whole genome shotgun sequence containing:
- the LOC136676022 gene encoding G-protein-signaling modulator 2-like isoform X1; the encoded protein is MAASGSVARMGDEENSVHVCYRMEASCLELALEGERLCKVGDYNGGVSFFEAAIQVGTEDLQVLSAIYSQLGNAYFHLLNYTKALEYHHHDLTLTRTMGDLLGEAKASGNLGNTLKALGRFDEAVVFCQRHLDISKEAGDKMGQARALYNFGNVYHAKGKSSCSNDSEPGNFPEEVTTALNKAAEYYEANLCIVKELEDRASQGRTYGNLGNTHYLLGNFRSAIASHQQRLLIAKEFGDRSAERRAYCNLGNAYIFLGEFEKAAEHYKRALQLARQLKDRAVEAQACYSLGNTYTLLQDYERAIDYHLKHLIIAQDLSDRIGEGRACWSLGNAHTALGNHDQAMHFAERHLEISKETGDRSGELTARMNVSDLQMVLGLSYSTNNSVLSENKEIDYNMHGARPRMSRRQSMENLELVKLTPDKLSGQKWGSDVLCKQSKPTLAKSSTKLFFMNRLRGKKTKSSSTKVLQDASNTLETPQSQSAQKRVTVDMLGDEGFFDLLSRFQGNRMDDQRCSIQEGRTRQTASASTSSSSASSSPPTSMKKSLSESAVSPGQEAFLGSLARAQGRRLENQRAVGSLPGLQSLQPGQSCSRQAVLNQLMASDSASEPDDQFFDMLVKCQGSRLNDQRCALPRAPIRGPTVPDEDFFNLILRSQAKRMDEQRVTLPSVH
- the LOC136676022 gene encoding G-protein-signaling modulator 2-like isoform X2, which produces MEASCLELALEGERLCKVGDYNGGVSFFEAAIQVGTEDLQVLSAIYSQLGNAYFHLLNYTKALEYHHHDLTLTRTMGDLLGEAKASGNLGNTLKALGRFDEAVVFCQRHLDISKEAGDKMGQARALYNFGNVYHAKGKSSCSNDSEPGNFPEEVTTALNKAAEYYEANLCIVKELEDRASQGRTYGNLGNTHYLLGNFRSAIASHQQRLLIAKEFGDRSAERRAYCNLGNAYIFLGEFEKAAEHYKRALQLARQLKDRAVEAQACYSLGNTYTLLQDYERAIDYHLKHLIIAQDLSDRIGEGRACWSLGNAHTALGNHDQAMHFAERHLEISKETGDRSGELTARMNVSDLQMVLGLSYSTNNSVLSENKEIDYNMHGARPRMSRRQSMENLELVKLTPDKLSGQKWGSDVLCKQSKPTLAKSSTKLFFMNRLRGKKTKSSSTKVLQDASNTLETPQSQSAQKRVTVDMLGDEGFFDLLSRFQGNRMDDQRCSIQEGRTRQTASASTSSSSASSSPPTSMKKSLSESAVSPGQEAFLGSLARAQGRRLENQRAVGSLPGLQSLQPGQSCSRQAVLNQLMASDSASEPDDQFFDMLVKCQGSRLNDQRCALPRAPIRGPTVPDEDFFNLILRSQAKRMDEQRVTLPSVH